Proteins from a genomic interval of Desulfomicrobium macestii:
- a CDS encoding molybdenum cofactor guanylyltransferase produces the protein MIGLVLAGGKSSRLGQDKTRVVHEGQTLLTRTATLLQRHLDKVYVSCRQTLDVGGPWPVITDETERIGPAGGIITALRKFKEPIFVLACDLPFMEDGIIERLMAAREERPRHCVLTTWQLKDSGFIENLVAIYEPQALPLLEAGVSQGLFKLSRLIPAELRHTVTYTEDERRIFFNVNYPTDLEQLQGR, from the coding sequence ATGATTGGATTGGTGCTTGCCGGAGGAAAATCATCCCGGCTCGGACAAGACAAGACGCGTGTCGTGCACGAGGGACAGACCCTGCTCACGCGCACGGCCACGCTGTTGCAACGCCATCTCGACAAGGTCTATGTCTCCTGCCGGCAGACCCTCGACGTGGGCGGACCCTGGCCCGTCATCACCGACGAGACGGAGCGCATCGGTCCCGCCGGCGGCATCATCACCGCGCTGCGCAAATTCAAGGAGCCAATCTTCGTCCTCGCCTGCGACCTGCCTTTCATGGAGGACGGCATCATCGAAAGACTCATGGCCGCGCGGGAAGAACGCCCGCGGCATTGCGTGCTGACCACCTGGCAACTCAAGGATTCGGGATTCATCGAGAACCTGGTCGCGATCTACGAACCGCAGGCCCTGCCCTTGCTGGAGGCAGGCGTGTCCCAGGGGCTCTTCAAGCTCAGTCGGCTCATCCCGGCCGAACTGCGCCACACGGTGACCTACACGGAAGACGAAAGGCGCATCTTCTTCAACGTCAACTACCCGACCGATCTGGAGCAGCTGCAAGGCCGCTAG
- a CDS encoding rhodanese-like domain-containing protein, with product MTPQTESDADRARYQFQILFDTAAELSGARYPHRILEAFLLSAQGGIGARGGFAAVLGQDGFQLMTRSSLSKSLTPEYARVLREHLDALGEERKSSFFVPSLQGELCPGKCELLLVCPLDDGRDGVLGLEESLAGRPYDENDRQLVAGLGTLFQTSLRFSLYATRVELLNAELTKQNDTLDRQIYHLSALRDLSGEILRVDMAEVMSTFLLTLLGHFARPQGLLVLHDRTSGQIHEISSGLPVKPELTDQKVERLFFLCLAGVREKHLQPLQVEPVEDMSGAAGIELGFTPDRGYLFMLRENMYGVLLLGQSLGPMVPAEDGLLQAFVSQGVLHLKNADSFRTIMALNDDLARQNEELRRTIDELTRARDQISMLEAAGRRIAGIVHSKALSLTRVRLVDFFLIIALSLGMALAFNAQNPRGIPLIEAPGPEVPLVTLEQALALIENEDALLVDARPREFFEREHAQRAVNVPAQLFDLVYMMQMTAEDPERPIVVFGRSVSRRYDLTVAAKFLGRDHERVYIVKDVPPLALDGGMP from the coding sequence ATGACGCCTCAAACCGAAAGCGATGCCGATCGCGCCAGATACCAGTTTCAGATTCTGTTCGATACGGCCGCGGAGCTGAGCGGGGCGCGTTATCCGCACAGGATACTGGAAGCTTTTCTGCTCTCGGCCCAGGGTGGAATTGGCGCCCGGGGCGGTTTTGCGGCCGTTCTGGGACAGGACGGGTTTCAGCTCATGACCCGCTCCAGCCTCTCCAAAAGCCTGACTCCGGAATATGCGCGGGTGCTGCGCGAACATCTGGACGCCCTCGGCGAAGAGCGCAAATCCTCTTTTTTCGTGCCCTCCCTGCAGGGCGAACTCTGCCCCGGAAAATGCGAGTTGCTCCTGGTCTGCCCTCTCGATGACGGTAGGGATGGAGTGCTCGGTCTGGAAGAAAGCCTGGCAGGCCGCCCCTATGACGAAAACGACAGGCAGCTTGTGGCGGGCCTTGGCACCCTGTTCCAGACCAGCCTTCGGTTCTCGCTCTATGCCACCCGTGTCGAACTGCTCAACGCCGAGTTGACCAAGCAAAACGACACCCTCGACCGCCAGATTTATCATCTGAGCGCCTTGCGCGACCTCTCTGGAGAAATTCTGCGTGTGGACATGGCCGAGGTCATGTCCACCTTTCTTTTGACCCTGCTCGGGCATTTTGCCCGGCCCCAGGGCCTCCTCGTGCTGCACGACCGCACCTCGGGACAAATCCATGAAATTTCCAGCGGCCTGCCGGTAAAGCCCGAACTCACCGACCAGAAGGTGGAGCGGCTGTTTTTCCTGTGTCTGGCCGGTGTCCGCGAAAAGCATCTGCAACCCCTGCAGGTCGAACCTGTCGAGGACATGAGCGGCGCTGCGGGGATCGAGCTGGGTTTTACGCCCGACCGGGGCTACCTCTTCATGCTGCGCGAGAACATGTACGGGGTGCTGCTTCTGGGGCAGAGTCTCGGCCCGATGGTTCCCGCCGAGGACGGCCTGTTGCAGGCCTTTGTTTCGCAGGGAGTCTTGCATCTCAAGAATGCCGATTCCTTCAGAACCATCATGGCCCTGAACGATGATCTGGCCAGGCAGAACGAGGAGCTGCGCCGCACCATCGACGAACTGACGCGGGCCAGGGACCAAATCAGCATGCTGGAGGCCGCGGGCAGACGCATCGCCGGCATCGTGCACAGCAAGGCGTTGAGCCTGACCCGGGTACGTCTGGTCGATTTCTTTCTCATCATCGCGCTGAGTTTGGGCATGGCGCTGGCGTTCAACGCGCAAAACCCGCGCGGGATACCCCTGATCGAAGCTCCCGGGCCCGAGGTTCCATTGGTGACCCTGGAGCAGGCGTTGGCGCTCATCGAAAACGAGGATGCGCTTCTTGTCGATGCCCGCCCGCGCGAGTTCTTTGAGCGCGAGCATGCGCAAAGAGCGGTCAATGTTCCGGCTCAGCTTTTCGATCTGGTCTACATGATGCAAATGACCGCCGAGGACCCCGAGCGGCCCATCGTTGTTTTCGGGCGCAGCGTGAGCCGCCGCTACGACCTGACCGTGGCCGCTAAATTTCTGGGCAGGGATCATGAGCGGGTCTATATCGTCAAGGACGTCCCGCCCCTGGCCCTGGACGGAGGCATGCCATGA
- a CDS encoding MauE/DoxX family redox-associated membrane protein, with translation MIPRLKLILTHPLLALILRLYLAGIFIYASLHKINFPAEFADNIAGYLIVPYWLINPLAVFMPWLELVCGLFLLAGVRVRAATLLIGGMLAMFTVAVLVALIQDTPIGCGCFQTVGEPISWWTVLRDLAWLAMAAHVYFYDRLIHLDRLFMLKPEELGL, from the coding sequence ATGATCCCGCGCCTGAAGCTCATCCTGACCCATCCTCTTCTCGCCCTGATCCTGCGCCTCTATCTGGCCGGGATCTTCATCTACGCCAGTCTGCACAAGATCAATTTTCCGGCCGAGTTCGCGGACAACATCGCGGGCTATCTCATCGTCCCGTATTGGCTGATCAATCCGTTGGCCGTGTTCATGCCCTGGCTGGAACTGGTCTGCGGCCTCTTTCTTCTGGCCGGCGTCAGGGTACGGGCGGCGACTTTGCTGATCGGCGGGATGCTGGCCATGTTCACCGTGGCGGTGCTGGTGGCCCTGATTCAGGATACGCCCATCGGTTGCGGCTGCTTCCAGACCGTGGGCGAACCCATTTCCTGGTGGACTGTGCTCAGGGATCTGGCCTGGCTGGCCATGGCCGCCCATGTTTATTTTTATGACCGGCTGATCCATCTGGACCGGCTCTTCATGCTCAAACCGGAGGAACTTGGGCTGTGA